The Tumebacillus amylolyticus genome window below encodes:
- a CDS encoding TetR/AcrR family transcriptional regulator: MGRKKAYTESELLDMTKKLLLEHGYEGFHVKLLSQHLIGARSTIYQYYANKEEIVAACMKRVIIKVIEKASAVDESNPMVALQQLLQVYVEESEFHQLLGDANKINAGVSVAVAQDLEYIEQSHEILKVQLMRLFGRSLQEGHLREDIPIPALISVFFNLVNAPNMMKLPLSKWSGLLFDMWLNGAKR, from the coding sequence ATGGGTCGAAAAAAAGCATATACAGAATCAGAGCTGCTAGATATGACGAAAAAACTGTTACTCGAGCATGGGTACGAGGGTTTCCACGTAAAGCTCTTGTCCCAACATTTAATAGGAGCTCGTAGCACCATCTATCAGTATTATGCCAATAAAGAGGAGATTGTCGCCGCTTGCATGAAGCGTGTGATCATCAAAGTGATAGAGAAAGCGTCAGCAGTCGATGAGTCGAATCCAATGGTTGCGCTTCAGCAACTGTTGCAAGTCTATGTCGAGGAATCCGAATTTCATCAACTTTTGGGAGATGCCAATAAAATCAACGCGGGCGTGTCCGTTGCAGTTGCCCAAGACCTGGAATATATTGAACAATCGCATGAAATCCTCAAGGTTCAATTAATGAGACTGTTCGGACGTTCGCTTCAAGAAGGTCACTTACGAGAGGATATTCCGATCCCTGCGCTGATCAGCGTATTCTTCAATCTGGTGAATGCTCCGAACATGATGAAACTGCCTCTGTCAAAATGGAGTGGGCTTCTGTTCGACATGTGGTTGAATGGGGCAAAACGCTGA